The proteins below are encoded in one region of Paenibacillus albus:
- a CDS encoding PilW family protein: MIGQKVLNSRGLTLLELLAAIVILALVLSVAVPVMLIGVRTYSGGQEKSSLHDQVQLASMMLTKELRYAKEVSIVSAAACPASGFNCIYTGSVTPKSILKKSSTGVTSNFIKDVKGKQSIQATFSYTTGNLLEIDIQGDVAASARTYKIQTKIVLLNMTAITGLASGQAIQYK, translated from the coding sequence ATGATTGGTCAGAAAGTGTTGAATTCACGAGGGTTAACCTTACTGGAGCTGCTGGCGGCCATCGTAATACTCGCCCTTGTGCTTTCCGTTGCGGTTCCCGTCATGCTCATCGGGGTTCGCACCTACAGCGGGGGTCAAGAGAAAAGCAGCTTGCATGACCAGGTTCAACTGGCTTCCATGATGCTCACCAAAGAACTTCGATATGCGAAGGAGGTCAGCATCGTCTCGGCAGCGGCATGTCCCGCATCCGGCTTCAACTGTATTTATACAGGCAGCGTTACACCCAAATCCATTCTCAAGAAGTCTTCAACAGGCGTAACTTCTAATTTCATCAAAGACGTCAAAGGCAAGCAAAGCATTCAAGCGACATTCTCCTACACAACAGGGAATCTGCTCGAAATCGATATTCAAGGTGATGTCGCAGCTTCTGCCCGCACCTATAAGATTCAAACGAAGATTGTGCTTCTGAATATGACAGCTATAACTGGATTAGCGAGCGGTCAGGCAATCCAATACAAGTGA
- a CDS encoding GspE/PulE family protein, with translation MKQQGRRLGELLIEAGLVTNEQVQYALKLKKGNQKLGELLIQEGIVTERQIMKALESQLSIPFVGLYQYVIDKKIVNLVPKQLAERYMTIPLKIENDRLHVAMADPLDFIAIEDLQMATGFKIERVIATREDVNRAINRYYGIDDSMEMLIEEQQVQDTREDSFLEDDSPVVKLVNQILQSAAANKASDIHFDPHDSKLVIRYRVDGVLLTDRVLPKQMQNMLIARIKIMSNLNITEHRVPQDGRIKLHVDRYQIDIRVSTLPTVYGEKIVMRILDSTNTFKELDRMGFHPDNYERFTRMIERPTGIVLISGPTGSGKTSTLYAALNRLNTDKVNIISVEDPVEYQLEGVNQIQVNANVGLTFATGLRAILRQDPNIIMVGEVRDTETAEIAMRAALTGHLVLSTIHTNDSISTITRLVDMGIEPFLVAASLAGIVAQRLVRRICRDCGQPHSPTVRESEIFRSRGIHVERIHRGKGCSNCSMTGYKGRIAIHEMLVINDEIRKLIMDNSPLGTIRDYAKNSGMTFLMDDGLMKVAQGLTTTEEVLQVAIGE, from the coding sequence ATGAAACAGCAGGGAAGACGGCTAGGTGAGCTGCTGATTGAAGCAGGCTTAGTTACGAACGAACAAGTGCAATATGCGCTCAAGCTTAAGAAGGGCAATCAGAAGCTGGGCGAGCTGCTTATTCAAGAGGGCATTGTTACCGAGCGTCAGATTATGAAGGCGCTCGAGAGTCAGCTCTCGATACCTTTCGTCGGTCTCTACCAATATGTCATCGATAAGAAAATAGTGAATCTTGTTCCGAAGCAGCTTGCCGAGCGCTACATGACGATCCCGCTTAAGATCGAGAACGATAGGCTTCATGTCGCTATGGCAGATCCGCTTGATTTTATCGCGATCGAGGATCTGCAAATGGCCACCGGCTTCAAAATTGAACGGGTGATCGCCACGAGAGAAGACGTCAACCGAGCGATCAACAGGTACTACGGGATTGACGATTCGATGGAGATGCTCATCGAGGAGCAGCAAGTTCAAGATACACGGGAAGACAGCTTCCTGGAGGATGATTCTCCGGTCGTCAAGCTGGTCAACCAGATCTTGCAGAGTGCAGCCGCGAACAAAGCGAGCGATATCCATTTTGACCCTCATGATTCCAAGCTGGTCATTCGTTACCGGGTCGACGGCGTGCTGCTAACCGACCGCGTACTACCGAAGCAGATGCAGAATATGCTAATCGCCCGCATCAAGATCATGTCGAATCTCAACATAACCGAGCATCGTGTTCCTCAGGACGGCCGGATCAAGCTGCATGTCGACAGGTATCAAATCGATATCCGCGTATCCACGCTGCCTACCGTCTATGGCGAGAAGATCGTTATGCGGATACTGGACTCTACCAATACATTCAAGGAATTGGATCGGATGGGCTTCCACCCCGACAATTATGAGCGATTTACACGAATGATCGAACGCCCTACCGGCATCGTACTGATCTCGGGGCCTACGGGTTCCGGCAAGACGTCCACCCTCTATGCGGCGCTCAATCGGCTGAACACCGATAAGGTCAACATTATTTCGGTCGAGGACCCGGTTGAATACCAGCTCGAAGGAGTCAATCAAATTCAGGTGAATGCCAATGTCGGCTTAACTTTCGCTACGGGACTTCGGGCGATTCTAAGGCAGGATCCTAACATCATCATGGTGGGCGAGGTCCGGGATACGGAAACGGCGGAAATCGCGATGCGGGCCGCATTAACAGGCCATCTCGTACTCAGCACCATCCATACGAACGATTCAATCAGCACGATCACAAGGCTGGTAGATATGGGGATCGAGCCGTTTCTCGTTGCGGCGTCGCTAGCCGGGATCGTCGCGCAAAGGCTTGTCCGGCGCATCTGCCGTGACTGCGGTCAGCCGCATTCGCCAACGGTTCGCGAATCGGAGATTTTCCGCAGCCGAGGGATTCATGTCGAGCGCATCCACCGCGGCAAAGGCTGCAGCAACTGCAGCATGACGGGATATAAGGGACGGATTGCCATCCATGAAATGCTCGTCATTAATGACGAAATCCGCAAGCTGATTATGGATAACAGCCCGCTCGGCACGATACGGGACTACGCGAAGAACAGCGGCATGACCTTCCTGATGGATGACGGTCTGATGAAGGTTGCGCAGGGGTTAACGACGACCGAAGAAGTGCTTCAGGTCGCGATCGGGGAATAG
- a CDS encoding type IV pilus twitching motility protein PilT, giving the protein MKESLDELLLAAFNKKASDIHLTIGSPPILRINGSLREYSDKVLTAADTEQMARVIVREAEWAQFEEKGELDLAYALPTICRFRVSVFYQRAHISLALRIIPSHIPSLETLHVPEVLKKICTKPQGLFLVTGPTGSGKSTTLASMLDYLNKTERKHVITLEDPIEYLHRHERSIIVQREVGHDTMSFSNGLRAALRQDPDVILVGELRDLETISTAISASETGHLVLGTLHTTDAPSTIDRIIDVFPPNQQQQVRIQLASVLLGVLSQRLFPTANYNGRRAATELLINTAGVANLIRSEKVHQIPNVMQTSRALGMHTLDMSIRDLIQHDIIAREAAEGYLKEMTL; this is encoded by the coding sequence GTGAAAGAAAGTCTTGATGAACTGCTGCTTGCCGCTTTTAACAAGAAGGCGTCCGATATCCATTTGACGATTGGTTCACCTCCGATTCTTCGGATTAACGGCAGCCTGAGGGAGTATAGCGATAAAGTGCTTACCGCAGCGGATACGGAGCAGATGGCGCGAGTCATTGTCCGTGAAGCGGAGTGGGCGCAGTTCGAGGAGAAGGGCGAGTTGGATTTAGCGTATGCGCTTCCGACAATTTGCCGCTTCCGGGTAAGTGTATTCTACCAACGGGCGCATATCAGCTTAGCCTTGAGGATTATACCCTCACACATTCCATCACTGGAAACGCTTCATGTACCTGAAGTACTGAAGAAAATATGCACGAAGCCGCAAGGCTTGTTCTTGGTCACCGGGCCTACCGGCAGCGGGAAATCGACGACGCTAGCCTCGATGCTTGATTATCTGAATAAAACGGAGCGCAAGCATGTCATTACGCTTGAGGATCCGATCGAGTATCTGCATAGGCATGAGAGGAGCATTATCGTGCAGCGTGAGGTCGGTCACGATACGATGAGCTTCTCGAACGGGCTGCGCGCAGCACTGCGGCAGGATCCGGATGTCATATTAGTCGGCGAGCTTCGGGATTTAGAGACGATCTCAACGGCGATATCGGCATCAGAGACCGGCCATCTTGTGCTCGGTACGCTGCATACAACGGATGCTCCTTCGACGATCGACCGGATTATCGACGTGTTCCCGCCGAATCAGCAGCAGCAAGTTCGGATTCAGCTCGCTTCTGTACTGCTCGGTGTGCTGTCGCAGCGGTTGTTCCCAACGGCCAATTACAACGGAAGACGTGCAGCAACGGAACTGCTGATCAATACCGCCGGGGTTGCGAATTTGATTCGCAGCGAGAAGGTGCACCAGATTCCGAACGTCATGCAGACAAGCCGGGCGCTCGGCATGCATACGCTGGACATGTCCATTCGGGACCTCATCCAGCACGATATCATCGCAAGGGAAGCTGCCGAAGGTTACTTGAAGGAGATGACACTCTAA
- a CDS encoding type II secretion system F family protein, with protein sequence MAQFQYVGRRGTGKMTRGKLISDSQRDAVVRLREKGIAVTHIQEMQASLFNKEIQIYFGSPVKLQHFVIYMRQFATLIKAGVPLVESTRILAEQTESKALRKALRQVETDIRGGEAFSDAVEKYPKIFPQLFIHMIRASEYSGTLDETLERLAITFEKQHVTRQKIKSAMIYPMILMISCISAAVFLLTNVVPTFASMFESMDAKLPRITRIVLGLSHWMQSFWWLMLLAVIGLVIGMIVMKRSPAGAYRIDYVMLRMPIFGPLLRKATIARMARTLSSLFSSSVPILQAIDIVEKVVLNKVMSAVLENSKQSLERGGMLSEPFSKHWIFPPLVTQMVKIGEQTGSLDTMLAKVADFYETEVDTAADRLKSLIEPLMVVFMAAVVGVIVSSIIVPMFDLYQHVQD encoded by the coding sequence ATGGCGCAATTTCAATATGTCGGCAGGCGGGGCACTGGGAAGATGACCCGTGGGAAGCTGATTAGCGATTCCCAGAGGGACGCAGTGGTGCGGCTTCGGGAGAAAGGAATTGCCGTCACGCATATTCAAGAGATGCAGGCGTCGCTCTTCAATAAGGAGATCCAGATCTACTTCGGTAGTCCCGTGAAGCTGCAGCACTTTGTCATCTACATGCGGCAGTTCGCGACGCTGATCAAGGCAGGCGTACCTCTCGTCGAATCTACGCGGATTCTGGCGGAACAAACCGAGAGCAAAGCGCTTCGCAAGGCGCTGCGGCAAGTAGAGACCGATATTCGGGGCGGGGAGGCGTTCTCCGATGCAGTCGAGAAGTATCCGAAGATCTTCCCGCAGCTGTTTATCCATATGATCCGAGCAAGTGAATACAGCGGAACGCTGGATGAAACGCTGGAACGTCTTGCGATCACCTTCGAGAAGCAGCATGTAACACGACAGAAGATCAAGTCGGCGATGATCTATCCGATGATACTCATGATCTCATGTATAAGTGCAGCTGTATTCCTGCTTACCAATGTCGTACCTACATTCGCCTCGATGTTCGAAAGCATGGATGCCAAGCTTCCGAGAATTACAAGAATTGTCCTTGGTCTCAGTCATTGGATGCAGAGTTTCTGGTGGCTGATGCTGCTAGCTGTGATCGGGCTCGTTATAGGCATGATCGTGATGAAGCGATCCCCTGCCGGCGCTTATCGGATCGATTATGTGATGCTCCGAATGCCCATCTTCGGGCCGCTACTCAGGAAGGCAACCATTGCTAGGATGGCGAGAACGTTAAGTTCCTTGTTTTCTAGCTCTGTTCCCATATTGCAAGCCATTGATATTGTGGAGAAAGTTGTCTTGAACAAAGTTATGTCAGCTGTCCTGGAGAACTCGAAACAATCATTAGAGAGAGGGGGAATGCTCAGCGAACCGTTCAGCAAGCATTGGATCTTTCCGCCGCTTGTCACGCAGATGGTCAAGATCGGCGAACAAACCGGCTCCTTGGATACCATGCTGGCTAAGGTAGCCGACTTCTATGAGACGGAAGTCGATACGGCCGCTGACCGGTTGAAATCGCTTATCGAGCCACTCATGGTCGTCTTCATGGCAGCTGTAGTCGGGGTCATCGTATCATCCATTATTGTACCGATGTTTGATTTGTACCAGCATGTACAAGATTGA
- a CDS encoding type IV pilus modification PilV family protein, producing the protein MREIMTTSIMKSIKRENGFTLIEVLAACVILVILLTAFLGYFIRGSNVITRVGKQGENLYKAQLNLEQKTAGTDLWSYTYPGSLGITLTGKVATEIIQGNDKLKVILSQ; encoded by the coding sequence ATGAGAGAGATCATGACAACATCTATTATGAAGTCTATCAAGAGAGAGAATGGCTTTACGTTAATAGAAGTGCTGGCTGCATGCGTTATTCTCGTCATTCTGCTTACGGCTTTCCTCGGTTATTTCATTAGAGGGTCAAACGTTATTACCAGGGTCGGCAAGCAAGGCGAGAATTTGTATAAAGCGCAGCTAAATTTAGAACAGAAGACCGCTGGCACAGACCTCTGGTCCTATACATATCCGGGTTCATTGGGCATTACGCTCACGGGAAAAGTGGCTACAGAGATAATTCAAGGTAATGACAAGCTTAAAGTCATTTTATCGCAATGA
- a CDS encoding alginate lyase family protein yields MSDLVKAYTATGNQAYIDKAYEIIRDWVSVHPYGNSPDKMAWHDETTARRLMAWIQLYDVSKRIIDDNTADFIISNIVQTGKILSSSSFYKKMNNHGMFQDQALLIYSDYFSIIKDSVFMSYQAVTRMNEYFTFVISDEGVHLENSPSYHQAIAQSIGQYRDYFIANNNPYGVQLDGLYNKMMRFATFIIKPDGYFPQIGDTPKGKPITTLWNDPGYLYAATQGKSGVAPSATEAVFLKSGYVILRDRWSTGGKGTYIAFTAAYKSAAHKHNDDLNVLYYHDRDILIEAGPYGYDYTNDYTKYVYSSYAHNTLIVDNKDLPATPNIDKKYNMSRLTSSVSTAEKTIVTGVNERFNGVKQERSIEFIKGSNALNVTDVMTATASHNYKLLWNLAPDIDAVVSGNTVMLNSKGVPIAKVEFTSGTGTTVKVVKGQTSPYLLGWYFDKLYDDTPTPTSVIIVDMNGSNSTVSTKFTPLN; encoded by the coding sequence ATATCAGACCTCGTTAAAGCGTACACAGCAACGGGGAACCAAGCGTATATAGACAAAGCATACGAGATTATACGCGACTGGGTGAGCGTTCATCCATACGGTAATAGTCCGGATAAGATGGCTTGGCATGATGAAACGACTGCTCGCCGACTGATGGCATGGATTCAATTGTATGATGTCTCGAAACGTATTATCGATGATAATACAGCAGACTTCATTATTTCAAACATTGTGCAAACAGGTAAAATCCTCAGCTCAAGTAGTTTTTATAAGAAAATGAACAATCATGGTATGTTCCAAGACCAAGCCCTTTTGATCTATAGCGACTACTTTTCAATAATTAAAGATAGTGTATTCATGTCTTATCAAGCAGTTACGCGAATGAATGAGTATTTCACATTTGTAATTTCGGATGAAGGTGTGCATCTTGAGAACTCGCCTAGCTACCACCAAGCAATTGCACAAAGTATTGGACAATATCGGGATTATTTCATCGCAAATAATAATCCGTATGGCGTTCAACTAGACGGGCTTTACAATAAGATGATGCGGTTCGCTACATTTATAATTAAGCCGGACGGGTACTTTCCACAAATCGGTGACACCCCAAAAGGCAAGCCAATAACTACGTTATGGAACGATCCGGGTTATTTGTATGCAGCTACACAAGGTAAATCTGGTGTTGCTCCATCAGCAACAGAAGCAGTGTTCCTAAAATCCGGATATGTGATTCTGCGTGATCGTTGGAGTACCGGAGGAAAGGGAACATACATCGCATTTACAGCGGCTTATAAAAGTGCAGCGCACAAACATAATGACGATCTGAATGTGCTGTACTATCATGATCGGGATATTCTAATTGAAGCTGGTCCTTACGGTTATGACTATACAAACGATTACACGAAATATGTCTATTCATCCTATGCACATAACACGCTAATCGTAGATAACAAAGACTTGCCGGCTACTCCAAATATCGATAAGAAATACAATATGTCGAGGCTGACAAGTAGCGTATCTACAGCTGAAAAGACAATCGTTACTGGCGTTAACGAAAGATTTAACGGTGTAAAACAGGAACGATCAATTGAATTCATTAAAGGAAGCAATGCGCTGAATGTAACAGATGTAATGACTGCAACGGCTTCACACAATTATAAACTACTTTGGAATTTGGCTCCGGATATTGATGCGGTGGTTAGCGGTAATACAGTAATGCTGAATTCTAAAGGTGTACCGATCGCAAAAGTCGAGTTTACTTCAGGTACAGGAACCACAGTGAAAGTCGTTAAAGGACAAACATCACCATATTTGCTGGGGTGGTACTTTGATAAACTGTACGATGATACTCCGACACCTACGAGTGTAATCATTGTAGATATGAATGGAAGCAATTCAACTGTTAGCACCAAGTTCACTCCGTTGAACTAA
- a CDS encoding VanW family protein has protein sequence MKMAKKLAVALCIASLSCTYTQLSSAETVETKGGADYTTASPDVKKQMEADKKRIAQTEGFKLSEFKRTQDVIKDLLAQGKDISYQEGYLKQLLELSGEDKLVSQSAIAFGDTSGLLTKWTEFLNGTVIEPKHAFSLLGALEELQPADSNALSVLATGIYSVVLKSNFSLLERSIGRSLPDYDKFGYEAKMVPGHVDLKFANTNDTPYKLFLEYYNGVLYTYLAGAPLETTYRITMEDEQIIAPRTVKQFKATGGNGGKPGVYAVIYRLTVDANNAVIKKERISEDYYAPVNRIESTVRSEGGQDETAGKTAR, from the coding sequence ATGAAAATGGCGAAGAAACTGGCGGTTGCACTCTGTATTGCATCCCTATCATGTACATACACCCAATTAAGCTCGGCTGAAACAGTCGAGACGAAGGGCGGTGCCGATTACACAACCGCATCCCCCGATGTCAAGAAACAGATGGAAGCCGATAAGAAACGGATCGCGCAGACGGAAGGCTTTAAGCTGAGCGAGTTCAAGCGAACGCAGGACGTCATTAAAGACTTGCTCGCGCAAGGCAAAGATATCTCCTACCAAGAGGGATATCTCAAGCAGCTGTTGGAGCTGTCGGGAGAGGACAAGCTGGTCTCGCAGAGTGCGATTGCATTTGGAGACACAAGCGGCTTGCTCACGAAATGGACGGAATTCTTAAACGGAACCGTAATTGAACCGAAGCATGCGTTCTCCTTGCTCGGCGCCCTAGAGGAGCTGCAGCCGGCGGACTCGAATGCGCTGAGCGTGCTTGCAACCGGAATCTATTCCGTCGTTCTCAAGAGCAACTTCAGTCTCCTAGAGCGTTCTATTGGCCGATCGCTTCCAGATTATGATAAGTTCGGCTATGAAGCCAAAATGGTTCCGGGCCACGTCGATCTCAAGTTCGCGAACACCAACGATACGCCTTACAAGCTGTTCCTTGAATATTACAACGGGGTGCTGTACACCTATCTGGCAGGCGCTCCGCTTGAGACAACCTATCGAATTACGATGGAAGACGAGCAAATCATAGCTCCGCGCACGGTCAAGCAATTCAAGGCAACCGGAGGAAATGGCGGGAAGCCTGGTGTTTACGCCGTTATCTACCGCCTGACAGTCGATGCCAATAATGCCGTTATCAAGAAAGAACGCATCTCTGAGGATTATTACGCGCCGGTAAATCGGATCGAGTCAACTGTGCGAAGCGAGGGTGGACAGGATGAAACAGCAGGGAAGACGGCTAGGTGA
- a CDS encoding N-acetylmuramoyl-L-alanine amidase, which produces MKWLGDKVPNYSSRTRNGRAYVPIVIVNHISAGTLSSMDAWFRNPAAQSSSHFGIGRDGVIHQYVRLENAAWTQGILPEAFSRATAPIIQLMGVNPNLYCISIEHEGYANAGADGSLTEEQFWFLCWLHKYIQSEVERIWKQHIRFGPDTVLGHYQIDPVRKPFCPGPAFPWARLYSELAIAEGMDLEHYEERVHYQLGEASRFAAAFAIVERVCDLGNKLTDAKWGSAAEAKLLLLSPCMPLISYQGT; this is translated from the coding sequence ATGAAATGGCTTGGTGATAAGGTTCCGAATTACAGCAGTCGGACGCGGAATGGTCGCGCATACGTCCCGATCGTCATCGTAAATCATATCTCTGCCGGTACACTTAGCAGCATGGACGCCTGGTTCCGCAATCCTGCGGCGCAGTCGTCTTCTCATTTCGGTATCGGTAGGGACGGAGTGATTCATCAGTATGTAAGGTTGGAGAATGCTGCTTGGACGCAGGGGATACTGCCAGAAGCCTTCTCGCGCGCCACTGCGCCGATTATTCAGCTGATGGGAGTGAATCCGAATCTCTACTGTATTTCAATTGAGCATGAAGGCTACGCAAACGCCGGCGCGGACGGATCGCTGACGGAGGAACAGTTCTGGTTCCTCTGCTGGCTGCACAAATACATTCAGTCGGAGGTGGAGCGGATCTGGAAGCAGCACATTCGCTTCGGTCCAGATACGGTGCTCGGCCATTATCAAATTGACCCCGTGCGCAAACCGTTCTGTCCTGGTCCTGCATTCCCGTGGGCGCGGCTTTACAGTGAGCTGGCGATCGCAGAAGGAATGGATCTTGAGCATTACGAGGAACGCGTGCATTACCAGTTGGGAGAGGCAAGTCGGTTCGCAGCTGCCTTCGCAATAGTCGAGCGTGTGTGTGACCTGGGCAATAAGCTGACGGACGCGAAATGGGGATCGGCTGCGGAAGCGAAACTGTTGCTCCTTTCTCCGTGCATGCCATTGATCAGCTACCAAGGGACGTGA